The genomic interval TTGCCTCCATCGTCAAAGGCATACGCTTGGGGCGTCGCATTTTTGGCAACCTCCAAAAATCAATGGCCTATATCTTTGCCATTCACATTCCTATTGCAGGTTTGGCGCTGGTGCCCATGTTGTTTGCCCTGCCACCTTTGTTGATGCCTTTGCATATCGCGCTGTTGGAGCTGGTGGTGGACCCCTCGTGTTCCATCGCCTTTGAAAACGAACCCGCCGAGGCTGATGTGATGCAGCGTCCGCCGCGTGACACCTTGGCGCCTATTTTTGGATTTCAGCAAATGCTGGCCTCTTTCTTTCAGGGGGCGTGTGTGTTGGTCGCGACAGGGGCTGCCTATTGGGTCTCTTTGGATTTTTCTGCTGAAGCGCAGCGCGCGATGGTGCTCGTCACCTTGGTGGCAGCCAACGCCATGCTGATTTTTTTGAACCGTGCGCGCAATTGGGTTGCTGTCTGGGTGATGGTGGGGGCGCTGACCTTGGTCTTGTTCGGCATTTACGTGCCGTGGCTTGCCGCACCGCTTAATTTGGCGCTGCTTGATCTCTCGCAACTGGCGACAGCTTTAGGTTTGGGTATCGCAAGTGTCTTGGCAGCGTGGTTTTGCTTGGGTTTGCTTAGGTATGATGGGCCATTCAAAGGAGCAGAGCATGGCTGATATCAATCCAACCAACAACAACCTCGTGATCGGCGAGGGCGTCACTTTCAAAGGCTCTATCTCTGCGCCTGGCAAAGCCGTGATCAATGGCAACGTCACAGGCGAGCTGACAGCCGACGATTTGTTGATTGGCACCAAAGGTCAAGTGACTGGCACTGTGCGTGCCCGTGAAATTGATGTGCATGGCGAACTCAACGAAGACATCGTCTGCAAAGAACACCTGTTGATTCACAGCACAGGCAAAGTGTCAGGGACCTTGGAGTATCACGAGTTGGAAATCCAACGCGGCGGTAAGTTCAAAGGCAATATGAACCAGAAATGAATCGGTTCGCCAATCGGCGCGAAGCCTTTTGGCAGGGCATCCGCGATGCCTTGGGCGCGCCAGTTTTAGTTTTATTCGCAGGCATGGTTGGTTTCGGAGCCATGGGCCATTCCCACGGCTTCGATGCTTGGATGACTGGCCTCACCAGTTTGCTGATGTTTGCGTTGCCCGGTCAGGTGGTGATGCTGGAGATGTTCATCTCGGGCTCCTCGTTGCTAGCCATTGGCTTTGCCGTCACGCTGACCTCGACCCGTTTTGTCACCATGGTGGTGACGCTTTTCCCCCAGCTCCACCGACGCGACCGCAACCCGCTGCTCTATCTGTGGGTGCACATGCTGGCCATGACCGCATGGGCAGTGTCGATGCGCGAGTTTCCCCGCATGTCTCCACAGCACCGCTTGAATTACTTCATCGGTTTGGCTTTGCCTTGCTGGTTGATTGCACCGTTGGGCACCGTGTTGGGTTATTTCGTGGCGGGCTGGGTGCCAGCTGCCGTTACTTTGGGCTTGGTGTTCATCAACCCCTTGTTTTTTTTGCTCACCTTCACCGATGTGAAACCTTGGGCTAACCGCCTGGCCATTGGCTTGGGCTGCCTGTTTGGCCCCGCGTTTTATGTGCTGGACGCTGACAGCAGTTTGCTTTTGACAGGTTTGGTGGCAGGCTCTTTGGCTTATGTCATTGACCGCCGATGGTTACGCCCACGTCCCACGGAGGTGCAAGCATGAATGCCGATATGCAAGGCTGGGGCGTTTGGCTAGCACTCAGTGCGGCCTGCGTGGGCACCTACGTTTGCCGTGCTGCGGGTGTCAAACTGTCGGGTCACATCCATCAAGACAGCGAAGTGTTTCGCTGGCTCTCCACGGTGACCTATGCCATGGTGGCGGCACTGACGGTTCGCATGATTTTGATGCCGCTTGGCTTGTTGGCC from Limnohabitans curvus carries:
- a CDS encoding bactofilin family protein: MADINPTNNNLVIGEGVTFKGSISAPGKAVINGNVTGELTADDLLIGTKGQVTGTVRAREIDVHGELNEDIVCKEHLLIHSTGKVSGTLEYHELEIQRGGKFKGNMNQK
- a CDS encoding AzlC family ABC transporter permease; this encodes MNRFANRREAFWQGIRDALGAPVLVLFAGMVGFGAMGHSHGFDAWMTGLTSLLMFALPGQVVMLEMFISGSSLLAIGFAVTLTSTRFVTMVVTLFPQLHRRDRNPLLYLWVHMLAMTAWAVSMREFPRMSPQHRLNYFIGLALPCWLIAPLGTVLGYFVAGWVPAAVTLGLVFINPLFFLLTFTDVKPWANRLAIGLGCLFGPAFYVLDADSSLLLTGLVAGSLAYVIDRRWLRPRPTEVQA
- a CDS encoding AzlD domain-containing protein, giving the protein MNADMQGWGVWLALSAACVGTYVCRAAGVKLSGHIHQDSEVFRWLSTVTYAMVAALTVRMILMPLGLLATVPVLLRVVICALSLAVMVSSPQRRLVPALLTGTLLMLAYGVFRATP